The DNA segment CTACTCCGACGACAAAATTAGGGTCGCCGGTGGATGAAAAAATAGCTGGAGGGACAATTGCTGGACTATTATCATTAGACTGGGGCTGAGATTGATTGGCTTGGGATTGTATTGTCCTTGTGGGTAGAAAGGAGCAGCTTCCTAGAAACATAGCTGTTACCCCACCCAGCAGCATCAAAATCGCACTACTGCCCCCCTTGTGGGGCAAACTCGAAGTATGAATCTTGTTTGCTTCGCCATTATATGTCTTCATGTGTCTTTGTTTCTCCGTGTTGGTCAGTGAGTGCTAGGATGTTGCCTACTGGGTTTGTCTGAACTTGATTCGGACTTATGCAACAAGACTCTTTGCGTGGGAAAAGTGTAAGGGTGTAAGGTATTTGAACACTTATAACCTTATATCCCTACACCTCACCCCAACTTTAAATTTCTCGTCTTCATGCGTAAGTCCCAACATGATTACAACTCAAAAGCTGGTTCCAGGTCTAGAGCGTCTGAATGCTAAGTTGGTGCTTGCTTATATCTTCTATTGTGACGATTAGCAGCAAAGGTGGTAAATGATGGAAATGCCCATTGACAATTTATGGAGTCAGGTACTAGAGCGTCTACAGATAGAACTATCTCGCCCCACCTTTGAAACTTGGATTAAAACTGCTAATGCAGAACGCTTAGAAAATAATTGTCTGGTAATAATTACACCTAACCCTTTCGCGCGTAATTGGTTACAGAAGTATTACATCTCTACTATTGCTAATGTCGTACAAAGTATTTTGGGACATCCCGTAGAAATTTACATTACAGTGGCTAAAGGCGAAGAATTTGAGGAAATTGGTGGGGGTGGAGAGTGGGAACTACCAACTACAAATATTATCAACGAAACTCCGAATCAAAACAGACAACCGAATACAGAATTAAATGCCAAGTATGTATTTTCGCGGTTTGTCGTCGGAGCTAATAATCGGATGGCTCATGCAGCCTCTCTAGCTGTAGCGGAATCTCCGGGGAGAGAGTTTAATCCTTTATTTTTATGTGGTGGTGTAGGACTGGGAAAAACTCATCTCATGCAGGCAATAGGGCATTACCGTTGGGAAATTTGCCCAAATTCTAAGATATTTTACGTTTCTACCGAGCAATTTACAAATGATCTCATCACAGCTATTCGTAACGACAGTATGCAGAGTTTCCGAGAACATTATCGAGCTGCTGATGTGTTGTTAGTAGATGATATTCAATTTATTGAGGGTAAGGAATACACCCAAGAAGAATTTTTCCATACTTTTAATACATTGCATGAGGCAGGTAAGCAAGTAGTGATTGCTTCTGACCGTCCACCAAATCAGATTCCTAGCCTGCAAGAGCGTTTGTGTTCGCGGTTCTCGATGGGTTTGATTGCAGATATTCAAGCACCGGATTTAGAAACGAGAATGGCGATTTTGCAGAAAAAATCAGAGTACGAAAAAATCCGTCTACCTCGTGATGTCATTGAGTATATTGCTACTAACTTTACTTCTAATATTCGGGAGTTGGAAGGGGCTTTAACTAGAGCGCTAGCGTACATTTCCATTTGGGGTTTACCCATGACTGTTGCCAATCTTGCACCAGTGTTAGTGACACCAATGGAGAAAATAGAAGCTACCCCTGAGGCCATTCTCACGGTGATTGCTGACAATTTTGATATCTCAATTGAAGACCTGAAAAGTAACTCCCGGCGGCGGGAAATTAGCTGGGCGCGCCAAATCGGGATGTATCTCATGCGCCAACATACCGATTTAAGTTTCCCTAGAATTGGTGAGGAGTTTGGCGGTAAAGATCACACAACGGTGTTATATAGTTGTGACAAGATTGCTCAATTAGTAGAAAGCGATCGCGGTTTATCTCAAACTTTACGTCAATTGAGCGATCGCATCAAGATGAATAGCCGTTCTCGAAAACCATGATCATAAAAATTCGACGTTTTCCACAGCCTCGCTTCAATTAATGATTTGAAAATATTAAAAATTGTATAAAGCTAGATTAAATTTAAATCTTGCCTGTGGAAAAATAGCTGTTTTTTGTGGAAAACTTGACACTTTATGAGCAAAGATTAGCTTAAGTATAATTACCCTGTGGAAAAGAGGAAGGGTTTTTCCACAAGTTTTCCACAGATTTAAATAGGCTGTAGACAAAGAAAACTCTTTTATATTTGGTTGTAGGATTTTCCTGTAAATGCCTGTATTAAAATGAAACCCGCTAGAAAAACAGTTAAAAAGGTGCAAATTCAGATAAGATTTTATACCACTCACTGTTTTAAAATTAAGACTACAAACTACTTTTCTTAATTTTCAATTTCCACTCCCCATTCCCCACTCCCCATGAAATTAGTTTGCGCCCAAAGCGACCTCAGTACAAACCTTTCCCTCGTCAATCGTGCTGTACCATCACGACCGACTCATCCAGTACTTGCTAACGTGCTGTTGCAAGCGGATGCTGAAACTAATCAAGTAAGCTTAACAGCCTTTGATCTTAGCTTGGGTATCCGTACTAGTTTTAATGCTGACGTATGGCAAAGTGGAGCGATCGCACTTCCTGCTAAATTATTGGTAGATATCACCTCACGTCTGCCAGAGGGAGAAATTACCCTAGATGATGAATCAGCCACCGACGGTACAGCAACCGGAGAAGGTTTAATAGTTAGCCTGACCCCAAAAACCGGAAAGTACCAATTACGAGCAATGGGAGCGGGAGAGTTTCCCGAATTACCCCTAATTGAGAACACCACAGCTATTTATCTCACAGCTACTTCCTTAATTGAAGGATTGCGGGGTTCATTATTTGCTACTAGTGGCGACGAAACTAAGCAAGTCCTCACAGGAGTACATCTGACAGTTAAACAAGATACCTTGGAATTTGCCGCTACTGATGGGCATCGTCTAGCCGTAGTCGAAACCACTAATGAGCGTCCCTTAGAAGATAACGACCAGCAATTAGAGGTAACAGTACCAGCTAGAGCCTTACGCGAACTAGAAAGGATGTTGGCTCATAATGCCGCCTCTGAGGAACCCATAGCGTTATATTTAGACCAAGGTCAAGTCGTCTTTGCATGGCAAAACCAACGCCTAACTAGTCGCACATTAGAAGGTCAATACCCAGCTTATCGCCAACTTATTCCCCGCCAATTTGAGCGACAAGTGACCATTGAACGCCGACAAT comes from the Nostoc sp. PCC 7120 = FACHB-418 genome and includes:
- the dnaA gene encoding chromosomal replication initiator protein DnaA, which encodes MEMPIDNLWSQVLERLQIELSRPTFETWIKTANAERLENNCLVIITPNPFARNWLQKYYISTIANVVQSILGHPVEIYITVAKGEEFEEIGGGGEWELPTTNIINETPNQNRQPNTELNAKYVFSRFVVGANNRMAHAASLAVAESPGREFNPLFLCGGVGLGKTHLMQAIGHYRWEICPNSKIFYVSTEQFTNDLITAIRNDSMQSFREHYRAADVLLVDDIQFIEGKEYTQEEFFHTFNTLHEAGKQVVIASDRPPNQIPSLQERLCSRFSMGLIADIQAPDLETRMAILQKKSEYEKIRLPRDVIEYIATNFTSNIRELEGALTRALAYISIWGLPMTVANLAPVLVTPMEKIEATPEAILTVIADNFDISIEDLKSNSRRREISWARQIGMYLMRQHTDLSFPRIGEEFGGKDHTTVLYSCDKIAQLVESDRGLSQTLRQLSDRIKMNSRSRKP
- the dnaN gene encoding DNA polymerase III subunit beta encodes the protein MKLVCAQSDLSTNLSLVNRAVPSRPTHPVLANVLLQADAETNQVSLTAFDLSLGIRTSFNADVWQSGAIALPAKLLVDITSRLPEGEITLDDESATDGTATGEGLIVSLTPKTGKYQLRAMGAGEFPELPLIENTTAIYLTATSLIEGLRGSLFATSGDETKQVLTGVHLTVKQDTLEFAATDGHRLAVVETTNERPLEDNDQQLEVTVPARALRELERMLAHNAASEEPIALYLDQGQVVFAWQNQRLTSRTLEGQYPAYRQLIPRQFERQVTIERRQFLSTLERIAVLADQKNNIVKLTIDSTAQELTLSCEAQEMGSGRESMNAEIAGEDIEIAFNVKYLMEGLKALPSPEIQMHINQNLTPVIFTPLGGLKMTYLAMPVQLRN